A genomic segment from Flavobacterium inviolabile encodes:
- a CDS encoding murein hydrolase activator EnvC family protein — translation MNEDTFEEIFSLKLNLMNVFVSLTISTIFLITGTTFIIAFTPLREYIPGYSSTKLKREATQLAMKSDSLERAIRQNNLYVESIKKVLTGDLEYAKLNKDSIKVEQKDKVETVALNPSKTDLKLREQVALEDKYNVFEKAKPRVNLVLLPPVKGHIAEKYNAKNKHFFVSIALTKNTPIKSIANGTVVFADWTPTNGQVIIIRHNDGIISVYKRAASLTKSEGDVVKSGEVVALAGMTGIHPDVQLYFELWKDGYPIDPTQFIDFE, via the coding sequence TTGAACGAAGATACATTTGAAGAGATTTTTTCATTGAAATTAAACCTGATGAATGTTTTCGTCAGCCTGACCATTTCGACTATTTTTTTAATTACCGGAACCACCTTTATTATTGCTTTTACACCGCTTCGGGAATACATTCCGGGATACTCTTCAACCAAACTGAAAAGGGAAGCAACGCAGCTGGCAATGAAATCGGATTCGCTGGAAAGAGCCATCAGGCAAAACAACCTGTATGTAGAATCGATCAAGAAAGTGCTCACCGGCGATCTGGAATATGCAAAACTAAATAAGGATTCCATTAAGGTAGAACAGAAAGACAAAGTGGAAACGGTCGCTTTAAATCCGTCTAAAACCGATTTAAAGCTACGGGAACAGGTGGCTTTGGAAGACAAATACAATGTTTTTGAAAAGGCAAAACCAAGAGTGAACCTGGTATTACTACCGCCGGTAAAAGGACATATTGCCGAAAAATATAATGCAAAGAACAAACACTTTTTTGTGAGTATTGCGTTAACTAAGAATACACCGATAAAGTCGATTGCCAACGGAACCGTTGTTTTTGCCGACTGGACACCTACAAACGGGCAGGTAATTATTATCCGTCATAATGACGGGATTATTTCCGTTTACAAACGAGCGGCATCTTTGACAAAGTCGGAAGGAGATGTTGTAAAATCGGGCGAAGTGGTTGCGCTGGCCGGAATGACCGGAATTCATCCGGATGTGCAGCTTTATTTTGAGCTCTGGAAGGATGGCTACCCGATTGACCCGACGCAGTTTATTGATTTTGAATAG
- the tatA gene encoding twin-arginine translocase TatA/TatE family subunit, with product MGKLGATEIILIVVVIVLLFGGKKIPELMKGLGSGIKEFKNAAKDDQPSNTKKEETKE from the coding sequence ATGGGAAAGCTTGGTGCAACAGAAATAATATTAATCGTAGTAGTAATTGTTCTTCTATTCGGTGGTAAAAAAATTCCTGAATTGATGAAAGGTTTAGGTTCCGGTATTAAGGAATTTAAAAATGCTGCTAAAGACGATCAACCTTCCAATACTAAGAAAGAAGAAACTAAAGAGTAA